The following proteins come from a genomic window of Synechococcus sp. NB0720_010:
- a CDS encoding heme A synthase gives MFGAMQPNKRDGLAALCAHLLVALIALVVIGGATRVMEAGLACPDWPLCYGSLLPGRQMNLQVFLEWFHRLDAFVVGVGLLVLTAVSWWWRRELPKGFPLLASLSLVLVAVQAGLGALTVTLLLPFPVVTAHLLTALVLVALLSGLSELLRAGSLASSSGRSLLWAGLTAFLATAVLVQCLLGGLMASQWAAGRCLSAGEGCSWLLMHRLGARPVGLLVLLGSGLLLWKRPAERPFALAAALLVLLQIALGVLSLRLSLSVPAVTVAHQLGAALLVAVLAALTVRSWPEVLRG, from the coding sequence ATGTTCGGCGCCATGCAGCCCAACAAACGAGACGGCCTCGCCGCACTCTGCGCCCACTTGTTGGTCGCACTGATTGCGCTGGTGGTCATCGGCGGGGCGACGCGTGTGATGGAGGCAGGTCTGGCTTGCCCAGACTGGCCCCTTTGCTACGGCTCCCTCTTGCCGGGGCGCCAGATGAACCTGCAGGTCTTCCTGGAGTGGTTCCATCGCCTGGATGCCTTTGTCGTCGGTGTGGGCCTTCTGGTTCTCACCGCGGTCAGTTGGTGGTGGAGGCGGGAGTTGCCCAAGGGCTTTCCCCTCCTGGCCAGCCTGAGCCTGGTGCTGGTGGCTGTTCAGGCGGGCTTGGGTGCCCTAACGGTGACCCTGCTGTTGCCGTTCCCTGTGGTGACGGCTCACCTGCTCACCGCCCTGGTGTTGGTTGCTCTGCTGAGCGGTTTGAGTGAGTTGCTGAGGGCCGGCTCCCTGGCTTCGTCGTCAGGACGCTCTCTGCTTTGGGCTGGCCTCACCGCATTCCTGGCGACTGCGGTCTTGGTGCAGTGCCTCTTGGGCGGACTCATGGCCAGTCAGTGGGCGGCAGGCCGGTGCCTGAGCGCTGGGGAGGGTTGCTCCTGGCTCTTGATGCACCGCCTGGGTGCTCGGCCGGTGGGTCTGCTGGTGCTCCTGGGTTCGGGACTGCTGCTTTGGAAGCGGCCGGCGGAGCGCCCCTTTGCCTTGGCTGCGGCACTGCTGGTTCTGCTGCAGATCGCCCTGGGCGTGCTGAGTTTGCGTCTCAGCCTGTCCGTTCCAGCGGTGACCGTGGCACACCAGCTGGGCGCTGCTCTCTTGGTGGCCGTTCTGGCGGCCTTGACCGTTCGTAGTTGGCCGGAGGTGCTTCGTGGTTAA
- a CDS encoding DUF2232 domain-containing protein — MSLSRRQARQLTDTAYLAAATALLWVGLYYLPVGGALFRLALPLPLALLQLRHNGRCAVEGVAVAALLLVALMGPIRGPLVLFPYGFLALWLGWCWRRGLSWYLSWGVGVLIGAGGFLVRVAVLSILLGENLWVLITSAASQVLERLLGLVQIGGGPDLFQVQLMALALVLVQNLIYVLALHAVALWIFPRLKSPISEPPALLRPLLALDPL; from the coding sequence ATGTCCTTGAGTCGCCGTCAGGCCCGACAGCTCACCGATACGGCCTATCTGGCGGCGGCCACAGCCTTGCTCTGGGTGGGCCTCTACTACCTCCCGGTGGGTGGTGCCCTGTTTCGCCTGGCGCTGCCCTTGCCCCTGGCGTTGCTGCAGCTTCGCCACAACGGCCGTTGCGCCGTGGAGGGTGTGGCCGTGGCGGCCCTGCTCTTGGTGGCCTTGATGGGGCCGATTCGCGGTCCGTTGGTGCTCTTCCCCTATGGCTTCCTGGCCCTTTGGCTGGGCTGGTGCTGGCGGCGGGGTCTGAGTTGGTACCTGAGCTGGGGCGTGGGTGTGTTGATTGGCGCCGGTGGCTTCCTGGTGCGGGTGGCGGTGCTCTCGATCCTCCTCGGCGAAAACCTTTGGGTCCTGATCACCTCCGCCGCCTCCCAGGTGCTGGAGCGGCTTCTTGGCTTGGTCCAGATCGGCGGTGGACCGGATCTGTTTCAGGTGCAGCTGATGGCCCTCGCCCTGGTGCTGGTGCAAAACCTGATCTATGTGCTGGCCCTGCATGCGGTGGCCCTCTGGATCTTTCCCCGCCTGAAGAGTCCGATCAGCGAGCCTCCGGCTTTGTTGCGCCCCCTATTGGCCCTGGATCCGCTTTGA
- a CDS encoding DUF308 domain-containing protein: protein MASDDNSGLMVGALRSFTVAEGILLLVLGVLALIFPMIASAWVTVVVALAFLVGGIIGWVNSLNRSRQLSQWHCFWRLVVSTLFVVTGAWIIQQFSAGVEPAAAQVAALAFAIGIVFLVEGAVASIVSLSHREMAGWGWGLANGIVTLILGLIIVSMKGLGLLSVIGILVGISFLFSGIDLLVFSAAFHGPDER from the coding sequence ATGGCTTCTGACGACAATTCCGGTCTGATGGTGGGCGCCCTGCGCAGCTTCACCGTGGCCGAGGGCATCCTCCTGCTGGTGCTGGGTGTCCTTGCCCTGATCTTCCCGATGATTGCCTCCGCCTGGGTGACGGTGGTGGTAGCCCTGGCTTTTTTGGTCGGCGGCATCATCGGCTGGGTGAACAGCCTCAACCGCTCGAGGCAACTGAGCCAATGGCACTGCTTCTGGCGCCTCGTGGTCTCGACCCTGTTTGTGGTCACCGGGGCTTGGATCATCCAGCAGTTCAGTGCTGGGGTTGAACCGGCTGCCGCTCAAGTGGCGGCGTTGGCCTTCGCCATCGGCATCGTCTTTTTGGTGGAGGGTGCGGTGGCCAGCATCGTTTCCCTGTCCCATCGGGAGATGGCCGGCTGGGGCTGGGGTTTGGCCAATGGCATCGTCACCTTGATCCTTGGCCTGATCATCGTTTCGATGAAGGGCCTGGGTCTGCTGAGCGTGATCGGCATCCTGGTGGGGATCAGCTTCCTCTTCAGCGGCATTGACCTTCTGGTCTTCAGTGCCGCGTTCCACGGTCCAGACGAGCGCTGA
- the cobT gene encoding nicotinate mononucleotide-dependent phosphoribosyltransferase CobT, with product MTLERISGEAAWAEQWCQRLRAAASETRVLLLLAGTDTAAVPGISAAGATPESRRFTAAADAELLWQGPTARRPHALPPLPAGVSPALIAWAVLEGLALEPLVLNLGAPVAPVIPHLQLNPSPARCLSGGRAMDPERVQALWGWGERWGRGLARSGQPVLLSECVPGGTTTALAVLEALGIPSMGLVSGSVRQPDHQLKARLVQRGLAAAQLAADASPQAVLAAVGDPMQVVAAALLKQAALAGTPLLLAGGSQMAAVLALALAACTPPERQQLCQQAAVVTTAWVAHEVASDFPGLMLQLAQRFAVQPLAFATGLRFTESRRPELLDYERGYVKEGVGAGGLAALWQLSGRSLQALQDACEQACDQLQHPA from the coding sequence TTGACACTGGAGCGAATTAGCGGCGAGGCGGCCTGGGCGGAGCAGTGGTGCCAGCGCCTCAGGGCCGCTGCCAGCGAGACCCGAGTGTTGTTGCTGCTGGCTGGCACGGATACGGCGGCGGTGCCGGGGATCTCGGCCGCCGGGGCCACCCCTGAATCCCGCCGCTTCACGGCCGCCGCCGATGCCGAGTTGCTCTGGCAGGGCCCGACCGCTCGGCGACCCCATGCTTTGCCGCCCCTGCCGGCGGGGGTCTCTCCCGCCTTGATTGCCTGGGCGGTTCTGGAGGGCTTGGCCCTGGAGCCCTTGGTGCTGAATCTGGGGGCGCCCGTCGCACCGGTCATCCCCCATCTCCAGCTCAACCCGTCGCCCGCGCGCTGCCTCAGCGGCGGACGGGCGATGGATCCCGAGCGGGTGCAAGCCCTCTGGGGCTGGGGGGAGCGCTGGGGCCGCGGCTTGGCCCGCTCCGGTCAACCGGTGTTGCTCAGCGAGTGTGTGCCTGGGGGAACGACCACCGCCCTGGCGGTCCTGGAGGCCCTGGGGATTCCCTCCATGGGCTTAGTCAGTGGCAGCGTTCGCCAGCCAGATCACCAGCTCAAGGCGCGCTTGGTTCAACGGGGATTGGCGGCTGCTCAATTGGCTGCCGATGCCAGCCCCCAGGCTGTGTTGGCTGCGGTGGGTGACCCGATGCAGGTGGTTGCGGCGGCCCTGCTGAAGCAGGCGGCCTTGGCGGGAACGCCGTTGCTCTTGGCGGGCGGCAGTCAGATGGCGGCTGTTCTGGCCCTGGCCTTGGCGGCGTGTACACCGCCTGAGCGCCAGCAGCTCTGCCAGCAGGCGGCGGTGGTGACCACCGCCTGGGTGGCCCATGAGGTGGCCAGCGATTTCCCAGGGCTGATGCTGCAACTGGCCCAGCGCTTTGCGGTGCAGCCGCTGGCCTTTGCCACGGGCCTGCGCTTCACGGAGAGCCGCCGCCCGGAGTTGCTCGATTACGAGCGCGGCTACGTCAAAGAGGGAGTGGGCGCTGGGGGCTTGGCCGCCCTCTGGCAGCTCAGTGGGCGTTCGCTGCAGGCGCTGCAGGACGCCTGTGAGCAGGCCTGTGACCAGCTGCAGCACCCGGCCTAG
- a CDS encoding riboflavin synthase, giving the protein MFTGLVQATGELQRSSGGLRLRIPRGSELDPAQLALGDSVAVDGVCLTVTERSASGFSADVSEETLSRTTLSTKADRGGWVNLEPALRLQDRLGGHLVSGHVDGLGEVVGVEQQSASWKLTLRWQDPSFGRYICEKASVAVDGISLTVAGCSQDGAEFWIAVIPHTWGTTTLQHLQRGTAVNLEADLLAKYTERLLQHGTASTAPISDAWLKEHGWS; this is encoded by the coding sequence ATGTTCACTGGGCTGGTTCAGGCCACCGGAGAGCTGCAGCGCAGCAGCGGCGGTTTGCGGCTGCGCATCCCCCGGGGCTCTGAGCTCGATCCGGCCCAGCTGGCCCTCGGGGACAGCGTGGCGGTTGATGGGGTCTGCCTGACGGTGACCGAGCGCTCCGCCAGTGGGTTCTCGGCCGATGTCAGTGAGGAGACCCTCAGCCGCACCACCCTTTCGACCAAGGCCGACCGTGGGGGCTGGGTCAACCTGGAGCCGGCCCTACGTCTTCAGGATCGACTGGGCGGCCATTTGGTCAGCGGCCACGTCGACGGCTTGGGCGAGGTGGTGGGGGTGGAGCAGCAAAGCGCCTCTTGGAAGCTCACGCTGCGTTGGCAGGATCCCTCCTTTGGTCGCTACATCTGCGAGAAGGCCAGCGTTGCTGTCGATGGCATCAGCCTGACGGTGGCTGGCTGCAGTCAGGACGGGGCTGAGTTTTGGATCGCCGTGATCCCCCACACCTGGGGCACGACGACCCTGCAGCATCTGCAGCGCGGCACGGCGGTGAATCTGGAGGCGGACCTGCTGGCGAAGTACACCGAACGCTTGTTGCAGCACGGGACGGCGTCGACGGCCCCGATCAGTGACGCCTGGTTGAAGGAACACGGCTGGAGCTGA
- a CDS encoding AbrB family transcriptional regulator yields MLEGKALLDKARSLSNRPEDQIARACGYVGPSGRLLKKSFYRALVEAKGYKLPSQSGGGSGTKGRQAEFRTKVHGNGNLLIGNAYTRRMGLEPGQEFKIEVHKETGSIWLLPVEQDGSANEAL; encoded by the coding sequence ATGCTGGAAGGCAAGGCGCTACTGGACAAAGCCCGGTCGCTCAGCAATCGGCCTGAAGATCAGATCGCTCGGGCCTGTGGCTATGTCGGTCCCAGTGGCCGTCTTCTCAAAAAAAGCTTCTATCGCGCCCTGGTGGAAGCCAAGGGCTACAAGCTCCCCAGCCAAAGCGGCGGTGGCAGCGGCACCAAGGGGCGGCAAGCGGAATTCCGCACCAAGGTCCATGGCAACGGCAACCTCCTGATCGGCAACGCCTACACCAGGCGCATGGGGCTAGAACCCGGCCAGGAGTTCAAGATCGAAGTCCACAAAGAAACGGGCTCCATTTGGCTGCTGCCCGTGGAACAGGACGGCAGCGCAAACGAAGCCCTCTAA
- the ctaD gene encoding cytochrome c oxidase subunit I: MTISLTPEHRTPLQPQGWLRYLSFSTDHKVIGLQYLVCGFIFYLIGGALAGAIRTELLTPISDFLPRETYNEVLTLHGTVMIFLWIVPVVNGAFGNYLIPFYVGARDMAFPRLNAVAFWLIPPAGLLLISSYFIASAAQSGWTAYPPLSITTPATGQIIWILSVLLLGGSSIFGGINFIATILKLRRPGLKLMQLPMYCWAMLGTSILVVLSTPVLAGTLVLLSFDIIAHTGFFNPSLGGNAVVYQHLFWFYSHPAVYIMVLPAFGLVSEILPIHCRKPLFGYTTMVYSIMGIVVLGLIVWAHHMFTSGTPPWMRLFFTIATSFIAVPTGIKFFNWLATMWGGRIALNSAMLFSCGFIINFVFGGITGVALAQVPFDIHVHDTYFVVAHFHYIVYGGTVFVIFASIYHWYPKVTGRLLNEDLGRLHFLLTFVGFNLCFAPQHWLGLNGMPRRVAEYDPQFELINQLSSVGALLMAISTLPFLLNVVMSAFNGAPAGDNPWNALTPEWLTSSPPPVENWKGEAPLVKEPYGYGTPAGELPLAATSGSELWKLGNSDQRS; this comes from the coding sequence ATGACCATCAGCCTGACCCCTGAGCACCGCACGCCGCTGCAACCCCAAGGCTGGCTGCGCTACCTAAGTTTCAGCACCGACCACAAGGTGATCGGGCTGCAGTATCTGGTTTGTGGCTTCATTTTTTATCTGATCGGTGGCGCCCTCGCTGGAGCGATTCGAACCGAGCTGCTGACCCCGATTTCTGACTTCCTTCCAAGGGAGACCTACAACGAAGTCCTGACCCTGCACGGGACGGTGATGATCTTTCTCTGGATCGTCCCGGTGGTGAATGGGGCCTTCGGCAATTACCTGATTCCCTTCTATGTGGGAGCGCGCGACATGGCGTTCCCAAGACTGAACGCGGTGGCGTTTTGGCTGATCCCTCCAGCCGGGTTGCTCCTGATCAGCAGTTACTTCATCGCCAGCGCTGCCCAGTCGGGCTGGACCGCCTATCCACCCCTGAGCATCACGACCCCGGCCACCGGTCAGATCATCTGGATCTTGAGCGTGCTGCTTCTGGGCGGCAGCTCCATCTTTGGCGGGATCAACTTCATCGCCACCATCCTCAAACTGCGGCGACCGGGGCTCAAGCTGATGCAGCTCCCGATGTACTGCTGGGCGATGCTCGGCACCAGCATCTTGGTGGTGCTCTCCACCCCAGTCCTGGCCGGCACTCTGGTGCTACTGAGCTTCGACATCATTGCCCACACCGGCTTTTTCAACCCAAGCCTGGGCGGCAATGCGGTGGTTTATCAGCACCTGTTTTGGTTCTATTCCCACCCCGCGGTTTACATCATGGTGCTGCCGGCCTTTGGCCTGGTGAGCGAAATCCTGCCGATCCACTGCCGCAAGCCGCTCTTCGGATACACAACGATGGTGTATTCGATCATGGGCATCGTCGTCTTGGGCCTGATCGTCTGGGCCCACCACATGTTCACCAGCGGCACGCCTCCCTGGATGCGGCTGTTCTTCACCATCGCCACCTCCTTTATCGCCGTCCCGACAGGGATCAAGTTCTTCAACTGGCTCGCCACCATGTGGGGAGGCCGCATTGCCCTCAACAGCGCGATGCTCTTCTCCTGCGGCTTCATCATCAACTTTGTCTTCGGGGGAATCACGGGCGTCGCCCTCGCTCAGGTCCCCTTTGACATTCACGTGCACGACACCTACTTCGTCGTCGCCCACTTCCACTACATCGTCTACGGCGGCACGGTGTTTGTGATCTTTGCCTCGATCTACCACTGGTATCCCAAGGTGACCGGCCGATTGCTCAACGAGGACCTGGGACGGCTGCACTTTCTCTTGACCTTTGTCGGCTTCAACCTCTGCTTCGCTCCGCAACACTGGCTTGGCCTCAATGGCATGCCGCGCCGCGTTGCCGAATACGACCCGCAATTTGAGTTGATCAACCAGCTCAGCAGTGTTGGGGCGCTGCTGATGGCCATCAGCACCCTGCCCTTCCTGCTGAACGTCGTCATGAGTGCCTTCAACGGCGCACCAGCCGGAGACAACCCCTGGAATGCCCTGACCCCCGAATGGCTCACCAGCTCCCCTCCACCGGTGGAGAACTGGAAGGGAGAGGCCCCCTTGGTGAAAGAGCCCTACGGCTATGGCACCCCCGCCGGCGAACTGCCGTTGGCCGCCACCTCGGGCTCTGAGCTGTGGAAGCTCGGCAACTCTGACCAGCGCTCCTGA
- a CDS encoding bifunctional nuclease family protein: MVEMRVAGIALDAASRSPIVLLRDPSGRRQVPIWIDQAQAQNIMAGLSDQTPPRPLSHDLMVELLQAGGLELSKVIVHAIEDSTFRAVLKLRTEGDEELELDARPSDAIALAVRTGSGIWMLEEVVADASIPVDAEADAEDAADFRRFIDGISPAELVRHINQAQTEAEEDPG; encoded by the coding sequence ATGGTCGAAATGCGAGTGGCCGGCATTGCCCTCGACGCCGCCAGTCGAAGTCCGATCGTGCTGCTCCGCGATCCATCCGGGCGGCGTCAGGTGCCCATCTGGATCGACCAGGCCCAAGCCCAAAACATCATGGCCGGGCTCAGCGACCAGACCCCGCCCAGGCCCCTGAGCCATGACCTGATGGTGGAACTGCTGCAGGCCGGGGGGCTGGAGCTGAGCAAGGTGATCGTCCACGCCATCGAAGACAGCACCTTTCGTGCCGTGCTGAAACTGCGCACCGAGGGCGACGAGGAGCTGGAGCTCGACGCCAGACCCAGCGACGCCATTGCCCTGGCCGTCCGCACCGGCAGTGGGATCTGGATGCTGGAGGAGGTCGTCGCTGATGCCTCCATCCCCGTGGATGCTGAGGCCGATGCGGAAGATGCCGCCGATTTCCGCCGCTTCATCGATGGCATCAGTCCCGCCGAGCTCGTGAGGCACATCAACCAAGCCCAGACGGAGGCGGAGGAAGACCCTGGCTGA
- a CDS encoding cytochrome c oxidase subunit II, producing the protein MRIPAAILTLITGMALVLMGLWIGQNVNLLPVDASANAPVYDELFKVLFSIGTILFVGIVGLILYSLVKFRRKPGESGDGEAVEGNLPLEILWTAIPAVVVLFVGIYSYDIYDRMGGMAPLNDHSMHAMGGEMEESRTWGGISPVSLESDDALAPLPIDVTAMQFAFIFHYPGAEITSGELHVPMGQPVALRMKANDVIHAFWVPEFRLKQDVIPGQPTLLSFTATRTGRYPIVCAELCGPYHGGMRSTVIVDEPETFEAWVNQNSPIASAAPQTPVQS; encoded by the coding sequence ATGCGGATACCAGCCGCAATCCTCACCCTGATCACCGGAATGGCCCTGGTGTTGATGGGCCTCTGGATCGGGCAGAACGTCAACCTCCTGCCGGTTGACGCCAGCGCCAACGCGCCTGTTTATGACGAGCTCTTCAAGGTGCTCTTCAGCATCGGCACCATCCTGTTCGTCGGGATTGTCGGGCTGATCCTCTACAGCCTGGTGAAGTTCCGGCGCAAGCCAGGCGAGAGCGGTGATGGCGAAGCCGTCGAGGGGAACCTCCCGCTCGAGATCCTGTGGACCGCCATTCCCGCCGTGGTGGTCTTGTTTGTCGGGATCTATAGCTACGACATCTATGACCGGATGGGCGGCATGGCTCCGCTCAATGACCACAGCATGCATGCCATGGGCGGGGAGATGGAGGAGTCCCGCACCTGGGGCGGCATCAGCCCCGTGAGCCTGGAGAGCGACGACGCCCTAGCCCCACTGCCGATCGATGTGACGGCCATGCAGTTCGCGTTCATCTTTCACTACCCGGGGGCTGAGATCACGAGCGGCGAGCTGCATGTGCCCATGGGGCAGCCGGTGGCATTGCGCATGAAGGCCAATGACGTCATCCATGCCTTCTGGGTCCCGGAATTCCGCCTGAAGCAAGACGTCATCCCCGGTCAGCCCACACTCTTAAGTTTCACCGCCACGAGAACTGGCCGTTATCCGATCGTCTGCGCAGAGCTCTGCGGCCCGTACCACGGCGGAATGCGCTCGACCGTGATCGTCGATGAACCCGAGACCTTCGAGGCCTGGGTCAACCAGAACAGTCCGATTGCCAGCGCAGCCCCACAAACCCCGGTGCAGTCATGA
- a CDS encoding aldo/keto reductase, with protein MRATSSPQQMAEVLDAALAAGINHIETAPAYGPAEAFLGQALRSRPPGELVLTSKLLPGISLEEGQTQLRGILQRLGVQQLDNLAVHGLNRRAHLDWALEGAGADLLQWALGEGLVTQVGFSSHGELSLIEAALASARFSFCSLHLHWFDQTRLPMAQAALREGIGVLAISPADKGGRLYAPPEQLRADCDPFEPLELAYRFLLDAGISCLTLGAAQASDLDLAQRLMVDREIGLEPSHRQALERAWQAGQGRLAETACQQCRACLPCPNEVPIPELLRLRNLDLGHGLSAFAQERYNLIGRAGHWWESVNASACEGCGDCLPRCPHQLPIPELLAETHQRLAAAPRRRLWG; from the coding sequence ATGCGGGCCACCAGCAGCCCGCAGCAGATGGCGGAGGTGCTCGATGCCGCCCTGGCCGCAGGCATCAATCACATTGAGACCGCCCCGGCCTACGGCCCCGCAGAAGCCTTCCTGGGCCAGGCCCTGCGTTCACGCCCCCCTGGGGAGCTGGTGCTCACCAGCAAGCTGCTGCCGGGGATCAGCCTGGAGGAGGGACAGACGCAGCTCCGCGGGATCCTGCAACGCCTAGGAGTGCAACAGCTGGACAACCTTGCGGTCCATGGCCTCAACCGCAGGGCGCACCTGGATTGGGCCCTCGAGGGGGCCGGAGCGGATCTGCTGCAGTGGGCCCTGGGGGAGGGACTGGTCACCCAGGTGGGGTTCTCGAGCCATGGCGAGCTCTCGCTGATTGAGGCCGCCCTCGCCTCTGCCCGCTTCAGCTTTTGCAGCCTGCACCTCCATTGGTTCGATCAAACCCGACTGCCCATGGCCCAGGCGGCCCTGCGGGAGGGAATCGGGGTCCTGGCCATCTCGCCAGCCGATAAGGGGGGCCGGCTCTACGCCCCACCTGAGCAACTGCGCGCCGACTGCGATCCCTTTGAGCCCTTGGAGTTGGCCTATCGCTTCCTGCTCGATGCGGGCATCTCCTGCTTGACCCTGGGGGCCGCCCAAGCCAGCGACCTGGACCTGGCCCAACGCCTCATGGTCGACAGGGAGATTGGTCTGGAACCGAGCCATCGCCAAGCCCTGGAGCGCGCCTGGCAGGCCGGCCAGGGTCGACTGGCTGAGACCGCCTGCCAGCAGTGCCGGGCCTGCCTGCCCTGCCCCAACGAGGTACCGATCCCGGAGCTGCTGCGCCTGCGCAACCTGGACCTCGGCCATGGCCTCAGCGCCTTCGCCCAGGAGCGCTACAACCTGATCGGGAGAGCAGGGCACTGGTGGGAGAGCGTGAATGCCTCCGCCTGCGAAGGCTGTGGCGATTGCCTACCGCGCTGTCCCCATCAGCTCCCCATTCCTGAACTCTTGGCCGAAACCCATCAACGCCTGGCGGCCGCACCCCGGCGCAGGCTTTGGGGTTAG
- a CDS encoding cytochrome c oxidase subunit 3: protein MTSLSTSESLNQEQGTEHQEHHGDFRMFGLATFLVADGMTFAGFFAAYLTFRAVNPLPSGATYELEMVLPTINTLLLLISSFTFHRAGAALKRNQKALCQRWLLISAALGFAFLAGQMKEYFELPFGLTDNLFASTFYAITGFHGLHVTLGGLMILIVWWQCREGGRVSSDNLFPLEAAELYWHFVDGIWVVLYGILYLL from the coding sequence ATGACAAGCCTGAGCACAAGCGAATCCCTGAATCAAGAACAGGGCACCGAGCACCAGGAGCACCACGGCGACTTCCGGATGTTCGGCCTCGCCACCTTCCTGGTGGCCGATGGCATGACCTTCGCCGGTTTCTTTGCCGCCTATCTGACCTTCCGAGCCGTTAACCCCCTGCCATCCGGGGCGACCTACGAATTGGAGATGGTGCTACCCACCATCAACACCCTGTTGCTGCTGATCAGCAGCTTCACCTTCCACCGGGCTGGCGCAGCGCTGAAGCGCAACCAAAAAGCCCTCTGCCAACGCTGGCTTTTGATCAGTGCCGCCCTGGGTTTTGCCTTTCTGGCCGGTCAGATGAAGGAGTACTTCGAGCTGCCCTTTGGCCTGACCGACAACCTCTTTGCCAGCACCTTCTACGCCATCACGGGCTTCCACGGCCTGCACGTCACCTTGGGCGGCTTGATGATCCTGATCGTCTGGTGGCAGTGCCGTGAAGGGGGCCGCGTCAGCTCTGACAACCTCTTTCCCCTGGAGGCCGCCGAGCTTTATTGGCACTTCGTCGATGGGATCTGGGTGGTGCTCTACGGAATCCTTTATCTGCTGTAG